From Streptomyces chrestomyceticus JCM 4735, one genomic window encodes:
- a CDS encoding class I SAM-dependent methyltransferase: MSASSHYLRAWEGFWRDAPAGAGEVFWDSDPSLTAELHLPLFAAHFDAALPVVDLGCGNGTQTRFLAGRCPRAIGVDLSPAAVARARADDPSGMAEYRCLDAADAAAVRALHGELGDVNVYLRGVLHQCAAEDRPRIVRNVATLLGRRGRIFAVEPAEASRDVFASLAQSPDGPPGKLRAVLAHGIAPGEMADSVVPELLAAYGLRVLATGRLPLTTTEYRADGSRIEIPTNWLVAGRRAERSGAGQGCAGWSPGWRGRMRGSGCAAARRQGAPWCAGRGGAPGAVARWGRGAPGAVGPGG, from the coding sequence ATGAGCGCTTCGAGCCACTACCTGCGGGCCTGGGAAGGCTTCTGGCGGGACGCCCCGGCGGGTGCGGGCGAGGTCTTCTGGGACTCCGACCCCTCCCTGACGGCCGAGCTCCATCTGCCGCTCTTCGCCGCCCACTTCGACGCCGCGCTGCCGGTCGTCGACCTGGGCTGCGGCAACGGCACCCAGACCCGCTTCCTGGCGGGGCGCTGTCCGCGCGCGATCGGCGTCGACCTCTCGCCGGCGGCCGTCGCCCGCGCCCGCGCGGACGACCCGTCGGGCATGGCCGAATACCGCTGCCTGGACGCGGCCGACGCGGCGGCCGTGCGCGCGCTGCACGGCGAACTGGGCGACGTCAACGTGTACCTGCGCGGCGTCCTCCACCAGTGCGCCGCCGAGGACCGGCCCCGGATCGTACGGAACGTGGCGACGCTGCTGGGCCGGCGCGGCCGGATCTTCGCCGTCGAACCGGCCGAGGCGTCCAGGGACGTCTTCGCCTCCCTGGCGCAGAGCCCCGACGGTCCACCGGGCAAGCTCCGCGCGGTCCTCGCGCACGGCATCGCACCCGGCGAGATGGCCGACTCCGTCGTCCCCGAACTGCTCGCCGCCTACGGCCTGCGGGTGCTGGCCACCGGCCGCCTCCCGCTGACGACGACCGAGTACCGGGCGGACGGCTCCCGCATCGAGATCCCGACCAACTGGCTGGTGGCGGGGCGGCGGGCTGAGCGCAGCGGCGCTGGTCAGGGCTGCGCGGGGTGGAGTCCGGGGTGGAGAGGCCGGATGCGGGGGTCGGGCTGCGCGGCTGCACGCCGTCAGGGGGCGCCGTGGTGTGCTGGGCGCGGTGGCGCGCCGGGCGCCGTGGCACGCTGGGGCCGTGGGGCACCGGGCGCCGTAGGGCCGGGCGGGTAG